One Methylomonas sp. LL1 DNA window includes the following coding sequences:
- a CDS encoding HD-GYP domain-containing protein, with protein sequence MPLRKLWPFRKKKKTPVSAAVEYSVPQRVYTPVNLVEIGMYVIELDRSWLDSPFLFQGFEVQTQDEILQLRGCCDYVYIDTTIKRKRRFGKFATHNKPLIETASDYGTPPPKLGSFETEIGRAEVVYRQVSQFVAETMQRVSYGEAIDTKLAKAAVAECVASILHSPDAFLWLIQLKNRDEYTAQHSLNVCVLSIVLGRHINLSDTSLHNVGLCGLMHDMGKMLVPDQILNKPGRLEPDEMEIMRGHTTKGYELLQSSENMYPGAIKTALSHHEMLNGKGYPNQLTHRHIPLFTRIVTIADIYDAMTSDRVYQKGRTHLEATSIMADMSGESLEERLVTKFIESLGVYPPGCVVMLTNGAIAIVVEVNEFVRLRPKIIILLDAEKQPLAEEVTNLADMPLDDRGNLLTIRGIVRAQDYAIDIGKFYREGVLQKGFAANQ encoded by the coding sequence ATGCCTCTACGAAAACTCTGGCCGTTTCGGAAAAAGAAAAAAACACCTGTCAGTGCCGCCGTCGAATACAGCGTACCGCAACGCGTTTACACGCCGGTTAACCTGGTGGAAATCGGCATGTATGTGATCGAATTGGACCGCTCTTGGCTGGACAGCCCTTTTTTATTTCAAGGTTTTGAAGTGCAAACCCAGGATGAAATCCTGCAATTAAGAGGCTGTTGCGATTACGTTTATATCGATACCACCATCAAGCGTAAACGCCGATTCGGGAAGTTCGCCACCCATAACAAACCGCTGATCGAGACCGCTTCGGATTACGGTACCCCGCCTCCCAAACTCGGCAGCTTCGAAACTGAAATTGGCCGCGCGGAAGTCGTTTATCGACAGGTGAGTCAGTTCGTGGCGGAGACCATGCAACGCGTCAGTTATGGCGAGGCCATCGATACCAAATTGGCCAAAGCAGCGGTTGCGGAATGTGTCGCCAGCATTTTGCACTCCCCGGATGCTTTTTTATGGCTTATCCAGCTGAAAAATAGAGACGAATATACCGCTCAACACAGTTTGAACGTCTGCGTGCTGTCCATCGTGCTCGGGCGGCACATCAACCTGTCCGACACCAGTCTGCATAATGTCGGCTTATGCGGATTGATGCATGACATGGGCAAAATGCTGGTGCCGGACCAGATTTTGAACAAGCCCGGCAGGCTGGAGCCGGATGAAATGGAGATCATGCGCGGCCATACCACCAAGGGTTATGAATTGCTGCAATCCAGCGAGAACATGTATCCGGGCGCGATCAAAACTGCATTGTCGCATCATGAAATGTTGAATGGTAAAGGCTATCCAAACCAGCTAACCCATCGCCATATCCCCCTGTTTACCCGCATAGTGACCATCGCCGACATTTACGACGCCATGACCAGCGACAGGGTTTATCAAAAAGGCCGAACCCATCTGGAAGCAACCAGCATCATGGCTGACATGAGCGGTGAAAGTCTGGAGGAACGCCTGGTCACCAAATTTATCGAATCGCTGGGTGTTTACCCTCCCGGTTGCGTCGTCATGCTGACTAACGGCGCCATCGCGATTGTGGTAGAAGTCAACGAATTTGTTCGATTGCGCCCCAAAATCATTATTCTGCTGGATGCGGAAAAGCAGCCCCTGGCGGAGGAAGTGACCAATTTGGCGGATATGCCATTGGATGACCGAGGCAACCTGCTGACAATCAGGGGCATAGTCCGGGCGCAAGACTATGCTATCGATATTGGTAAATTTTATCGCGAAGGTGTTTTGCAAAAAGGCTTCGCGGCGAACCAATAG
- a CDS encoding phosphomannomutase translates to MTSINIQQMMADSGVAFGTSGARGLVSQMTDQVCAAYTLAFLRGLNLAKPGQKIALGMDLRPSSPAIVRACAAAIRQAGCEVDFCGALPTPALAYHGLTQGLPAIMVTGSHIPFDRNGIKFYRAEGEISKADEAAITQATVELADFNDDGVMPTINPEALDHYKQRYTGLFAPDLLQGWRIGIYEHSSVARDCLRDILSALGAEVIGLSRTDTFVPIDTEAVSEEDRQRGLAWAKAHQLDAIISTDGDGDRPLIADETGTWLRGDIVGLLCAHFLGADTVVTPVSCNTAIEASGLFKQVLRTRIGSPYVIAGMEQAEAGGKAIAGFEANGGFLAGKGLRVADQIVAALPTRDAVLPALALLAMAKRQGIKLSELSAGLPKRYTASNRLQNFPVDDSQALLKRLQNDDTAYQSLWGTELGAISETDLTDGLRLTFTNGEIVHLRPSGNAPELRCYAEADSMSRAQALVDLGLQRIAQRS, encoded by the coding sequence ATGACATCAATCAACATCCAACAAATGATGGCCGACAGCGGCGTGGCATTCGGCACCAGCGGTGCGCGCGGACTGGTCAGCCAAATGACCGACCAGGTTTGCGCCGCTTACACGTTGGCTTTTCTGCGGGGACTCAATCTGGCCAAACCGGGGCAAAAAATCGCCTTGGGCATGGATTTGCGCCCTTCAAGTCCCGCCATCGTCCGCGCCTGCGCCGCCGCTATTCGCCAGGCCGGTTGCGAGGTGGATTTCTGCGGCGCATTACCGACACCGGCCTTGGCTTACCATGGCTTAACCCAAGGCCTGCCGGCAATCATGGTAACCGGTAGTCATATCCCGTTCGACCGCAACGGCATCAAGTTTTATCGGGCCGAAGGCGAGATCAGCAAGGCCGACGAAGCGGCTATCACGCAGGCCACGGTCGAATTAGCGGACTTCAATGACGACGGCGTCATGCCTACCATCAACCCGGAAGCCTTGGATCATTACAAACAACGCTATACCGGCCTGTTTGCTCCCGATCTGTTGCAAGGCTGGCGCATCGGCATTTACGAACATTCCAGCGTAGCCCGGGATTGTTTGCGCGACATCCTGAGCGCATTGGGCGCCGAGGTGATCGGCCTGTCCCGTACCGATACCTTCGTGCCTATCGACACCGAAGCCGTCAGCGAAGAAGACCGCCAGCGCGGTCTGGCCTGGGCCAAGGCTCATCAATTGGACGCGATCATCTCCACCGACGGCGACGGTGACCGGCCACTAATTGCCGATGAAACCGGCACCTGGCTGCGCGGCGATATTGTAGGTTTGCTGTGTGCGCATTTTTTAGGCGCGGATACCGTGGTGACCCCGGTCAGCTGCAATACCGCGATCGAAGCCTCGGGCTTGTTCAAACAGGTACTGCGCACCCGTATCGGTTCGCCGTATGTGATTGCCGGCATGGAACAAGCCGAGGCCGGCGGCAAGGCTATAGCCGGCTTTGAAGCCAATGGCGGTTTTCTGGCCGGCAAGGGCTTGCGGGTAGCGGACCAAATAGTAGCGGCGTTACCCACCCGCGATGCGGTTTTACCGGCTCTGGCGCTGCTGGCAATGGCCAAACGGCAAGGCATCAAGCTATCCGAGTTGAGCGCCGGCTTACCCAAACGCTACACCGCTAGCAACCGTCTGCAAAACTTTCCGGTTGACGACAGCCAAGCTCTGCTGAAACGCTTACAAAACGACGACACGGCCTATCAAAGCCTGTGGGGAACGGAACTGGGCGCGATTTCCGAAACCGACTTGACCGACGGCCTGCGACTGACCTTTACCAACGGCGAAATCGTGCATCTGCGCCCATCAGGCAATGCACCTGAGCTGCGATGCTACGCCGAAGCCGACAGCATGTCTCGGGCACAAGCACTGGTTGACCTCGGTTTGCAACGTATCGCGCAACGATCGTAG
- a CDS encoding helicase HerA-like domain-containing protein — MTEPLFIAQSTTGTCCILPAMANRHGLIAGATGTGKTITLQTLAEAFSNIGVPVFMADVKGDLSGICLTGGGNGKVEARVKELDLQDFGYRSAPTLFWDVLGKKGHPLRSTISEMGPLLLSRMLNLNETQAGVLTAVFKITDDNGWLLLDLKDLRALLQFAADNASELRGEYGSMSAASIGAIQRGLLQLEHEGGENLFGEPVLDFNDLLQTDGGRGVINILAADTLYNSPRVYATLLLWLLSELFENLPEAGDLDQPKLVFFFDEAHLLFNDAPAALLQKIEQVVRLIRSKGVGVYFVSQNPLDIPDVILGQLGNRVQHALRAFTPRDQKAVKAAAETFRSNPGLDVETAITELGVGEALVSFLDEKGTPHPVQRAFIKPPQSRIGPANDEERRQTIENSVLYGHYEKQIDRESAYEILKGRAEQTAASAQKPTAGKQSDAGIGLADILLGSTGPRGGRRQGVLESAAKSAASTIGREVGRQLIRGVLGSLLGGGRRR; from the coding sequence ATGACAGAGCCGCTTTTTATCGCCCAATCCACTACCGGTACCTGTTGCATTTTACCGGCCATGGCCAATCGCCACGGCTTGATTGCCGGAGCCACCGGCACCGGCAAGACCATCACACTGCAAACCTTGGCCGAGGCATTTTCGAATATCGGCGTACCAGTGTTCATGGCCGACGTTAAAGGCGATTTATCCGGCATCTGTCTGACCGGCGGCGGCAACGGTAAAGTCGAAGCGCGGGTAAAGGAATTGGATTTACAAGATTTCGGCTATCGTTCAGCCCCTACGTTGTTCTGGGATGTATTAGGAAAAAAAGGCCATCCGTTGCGCTCCACCATTTCGGAAATGGGGCCGCTGTTGCTGTCCAGAATGTTGAACCTGAACGAAACCCAAGCCGGCGTGCTGACAGCCGTCTTCAAAATCACCGACGATAACGGCTGGCTGCTGCTGGATTTGAAAGACCTACGGGCACTGCTGCAATTTGCCGCCGACAACGCCTCGGAACTGCGCGGCGAATACGGTAGCATGTCGGCTGCCAGTATCGGCGCGATACAACGCGGCTTGCTGCAGCTGGAACACGAAGGCGGCGAAAATCTGTTCGGCGAACCGGTGCTGGATTTCAACGATTTGTTGCAAACCGATGGAGGCCGAGGCGTGATCAACATTCTGGCCGCCGACACGTTGTACAATTCGCCACGGGTTTACGCCACTTTGTTGCTGTGGCTATTGTCGGAACTGTTCGAAAATTTGCCGGAAGCCGGCGACCTGGACCAGCCCAAACTGGTGTTCTTTTTCGACGAGGCGCATTTGCTGTTCAACGACGCGCCGGCCGCCTTGCTGCAAAAAATCGAGCAAGTGGTGCGCTTGATACGTTCAAAAGGCGTGGGCGTGTATTTCGTCAGCCAGAATCCGCTGGATATTCCCGACGTAATCCTGGGCCAGCTCGGCAACCGGGTGCAACACGCCCTGCGCGCCTTTACACCGCGCGATCAAAAAGCCGTCAAAGCCGCCGCCGAAACCTTCAGAAGCAATCCCGGCCTGGATGTGGAAACCGCCATTACCGAACTAGGCGTCGGCGAAGCCCTGGTATCTTTTCTGGATGAAAAAGGCACACCACATCCCGTACAACGCGCGTTTATCAAACCACCCCAATCACGCATCGGCCCAGCCAATGACGAAGAGCGCCGGCAGACAATCGAAAATTCGGTGCTTTACGGTCATTACGAAAAACAGATCGACCGAGAGTCGGCCTATGAAATATTGAAAGGCCGAGCCGAACAGACAGCCGCAAGCGCGCAAAAGCCAACAGCGGGCAAACAATCGGATGCCGGTATCGGCTTGGCGGATATTTTGTTGGGCAGCACCGGCCCGCGAGGCGGCAGACGCCAAGGTGTGTTGGAATCGGCCGCCAAAAGCGCCGCCAGCACCATCGGCCGCGAAGTGGGCCGGCAACTGATACGCGGAGTATTGGGCTCGTTGCTGGGCGGTGGCCGCAGACGCTAG
- a CDS encoding Lon protease family protein codes for MKKSPLSPSQLYKSCNLGQLNFTSTEELEDLELLVGQERAMEAIKFGIRIRKSGYNIFAMAPDGTGKLTTVKQLAEHEASRQPVPFDWCYVHNFSQPAKPTAIHLEPGQGRGFQRDMAELIDELSVAIPAAFDGDEYRSRAGELESESRQREATEINRLREEAEQARIIFTETATGYAFLPADENNEPLTPEQFNKLDKEQQHKFHETVLDLQERVQAAIKKFPVWRKETKRKLQALNREVAELAVNHSIDELKEKYAKWQPVLNYLNAVQKDIIEHVRDFIPHSEKVLSFMELPQDPNPFKRYQVNLMVDRSQKRSAPVVCEDLPNYGNLLGRIDHQAHMGSLVTDFTMIKPGAFHKANGGYLIIDARKVLMQPYAWETLKRTLQSGEIRIESLERALSLISTSSLEPEPIPLEIKVILLGDPLIYYLLSFYDPEFQDFFKIAADFAESVDRKNNSMEYARLLATIARREKLKPLSQQAVARVIEHSARMSGDAEKLLTHLRSIKDLLTESDYWATENSHTHIAQSDVQQAIDQKIHRLDKVRERLYQTIQRGTIMIATDGKVIGQINGLSVLQLGEFAFGQPSRITATTRMGNGKVVDIERETELGGAIHSKGVLILSSFIASRYARSTPFSLSASLVFEQSYGHVEGDSASLAELCAILSSLAQIPLRQDLAMTGSVNQLGLVQPIGGVNEKIEGFFDVCSAKGLTGTQGVIIPASNVPYLMLRWDVVHAAESGQFHIYAVSTVDQALELLSDCEVGEADQQGQYPPATFNGKIDAQLRQFTSLKLAFGGKESDADKGN; via the coding sequence ATGAAAAAGTCGCCGTTATCGCCGTCTCAACTGTATAAGTCTTGCAATCTCGGTCAATTAAATTTCACCTCAACCGAGGAACTGGAAGATCTCGAGCTTTTGGTCGGCCAGGAAAGAGCAATGGAGGCGATCAAATTCGGGATACGGATTCGTAAATCCGGATACAACATTTTTGCGATGGCGCCGGATGGCACCGGCAAATTAACCACGGTCAAACAACTGGCGGAACACGAGGCCAGCCGCCAACCGGTGCCGTTCGACTGGTGCTACGTGCATAATTTCAGCCAGCCGGCCAAGCCTACCGCTATCCATCTGGAACCTGGACAAGGCCGGGGGTTTCAACGGGATATGGCCGAACTGATAGATGAACTGAGCGTGGCAATCCCGGCCGCGTTCGACGGCGACGAATATCGCTCCCGCGCCGGCGAACTGGAAAGTGAATCGCGCCAGCGGGAGGCGACCGAAATCAATCGTCTGCGGGAAGAAGCCGAGCAAGCTCGGATCATTTTCACCGAAACCGCCACCGGCTATGCCTTTTTACCGGCCGATGAAAACAACGAACCGCTGACGCCGGAACAATTCAACAAACTGGATAAGGAGCAGCAGCATAAGTTCCATGAAACCGTGCTCGATCTGCAAGAGCGGGTACAGGCTGCCATCAAAAAATTTCCGGTGTGGCGCAAGGAAACCAAACGTAAATTACAGGCGCTGAATCGGGAAGTGGCGGAACTGGCGGTTAATCACTCGATCGATGAGCTCAAGGAAAAATACGCCAAATGGCAGCCGGTGTTGAATTATTTGAACGCGGTGCAAAAAGACATAATCGAACATGTGCGCGATTTTATCCCGCATAGCGAAAAAGTCCTGTCCTTCATGGAGCTGCCGCAAGACCCCAATCCATTCAAGCGCTATCAGGTCAATTTGATGGTCGATCGGAGTCAGAAACGCTCGGCTCCGGTGGTTTGCGAGGACTTGCCGAATTACGGCAATCTGCTCGGCCGCATCGATCATCAGGCCCACATGGGCTCGCTGGTCACCGATTTTACCATGATCAAGCCCGGCGCCTTTCATAAAGCCAATGGCGGCTATCTGATCATCGACGCCCGCAAGGTGTTGATGCAGCCCTACGCCTGGGAAACCCTGAAGCGTACCTTGCAGTCCGGCGAAATCCGGATCGAATCGCTGGAACGCGCGCTCAGCCTGATCAGCACTTCCTCGCTTGAGCCGGAGCCGATACCGTTGGAAATTAAGGTCATCCTGCTGGGTGACCCGTTGATTTACTACCTGTTGAGTTTTTACGACCCCGAGTTTCAGGACTTCTTCAAAATAGCGGCCGATTTTGCCGAGAGTGTGGACAGAAAAAACAACAGCATGGAATACGCCCGGCTGTTGGCAACCATCGCCCGCCGTGAAAAACTGAAGCCGCTTAGCCAGCAAGCCGTGGCGCGGGTGATCGAGCATAGCGCGCGCATGAGCGGCGACGCCGAAAAGCTGCTGACCCATTTGCGCAGCATTAAGGACTTGCTGACCGAATCTGATTACTGGGCTACCGAAAACAGCCATACCCATATTGCCCAAAGCGACGTGCAACAGGCCATCGATCAAAAAATACATAGGCTGGATAAGGTCCGTGAACGGCTTTATCAAACTATTCAACGCGGCACGATCATGATAGCCACCGACGGTAAAGTCATCGGTCAAATCAATGGTTTATCGGTATTGCAACTGGGCGAGTTTGCTTTTGGTCAACCCTCGCGGATCACCGCCACCACCAGGATGGGCAACGGCAAGGTAGTCGACATAGAGCGCGAAACCGAACTGGGCGGCGCGATTCATTCCAAGGGCGTGCTGATTTTATCCAGCTTTATCGCTTCTCGTTATGCGCGCAGCACGCCGTTCTCGCTGTCCGCCAGTCTGGTATTCGAACAGTCCTACGGCCATGTCGAGGGCGACAGCGCATCGCTGGCCGAACTGTGCGCGATCTTGTCATCCTTGGCGCAAATTCCGCTGCGTCAGGATCTGGCCATGACTGGTTCCGTCAATCAGCTAGGTCTGGTGCAGCCGATCGGTGGGGTCAACGAAAAAATCGAGGGCTTTTTCGACGTTTGTTCGGCCAAGGGGCTGACCGGTACGCAGGGTGTCATCATTCCGGCCAGTAATGTGCCTTATTTGATGCTGCGCTGGGACGTGGTGCATGCGGCGGAAAGCGGCCAGTTTCACATTTATGCCGTCAGCACCGTCGATCAGGCGCTGGAGCTATTGAGCGATTGCGAAGTAGGAGAAGCCGACCAACAAGGTCAATATCCGCCGGCAACCTTTAACGGCAAGATCGACGCACAATTACGCCAATTCACCAGTCTAAAACTGGCCTTCGGCGGCAAGGAATCGGATGCCGACAAAGGCAACTGA
- a CDS encoding phosphotransferase: MKNPNKHIVLHGPQDISVQWAQHIVNHYVSNAKVSNIDLQSIDVGTSTRLRVEVTHDAQDVLPARWFVKTPSLALKSRLITALPRFLHKEVVFYQSLSSSVPVKLPKILAAESRFGRGSTLVMTDLTELDFRPGRAADALSYEQASQVVAHLARLHGSYWNKPALLKSHRWLNGFSHQMENQMGSLLAAPLMQRGLLRAETLISKKLHGPALRYAANRRRIKRFLAQGAKTLVHYDCHPGNIFWTHSEPGFLDWQLVRMGEGIGDVAYFLATALDPRLRRKYESSLLNQYVNHLASTGVEELDEQKLFRRYRAHLVYPFEAMTVTLGIGGMMQHDSNLELIRRAAAAVDDHDSFALLEA; this comes from the coding sequence ATGAAAAATCCAAACAAACATATCGTGCTCCACGGCCCTCAGGATATATCGGTTCAGTGGGCGCAGCACATCGTTAATCATTATGTGTCGAACGCCAAGGTCTCCAACATCGATTTGCAATCGATTGATGTTGGAACTTCTACCCGCTTAAGGGTTGAGGTGACCCATGATGCGCAAGACGTTCTGCCCGCGCGCTGGTTCGTTAAAACTCCGTCGCTGGCACTGAAATCCCGCTTGATTACCGCATTGCCGCGTTTCCTGCACAAGGAGGTGGTTTTCTATCAATCGCTTTCCAGTAGCGTGCCGGTAAAATTACCCAAGATATTGGCCGCTGAAAGTCGGTTTGGACGAGGCTCCACTTTAGTGATGACCGATCTGACTGAGTTGGATTTTAGGCCGGGCCGAGCGGCGGATGCGTTGTCGTATGAGCAGGCCAGCCAGGTTGTCGCTCATTTGGCCCGCTTGCATGGCAGTTACTGGAACAAACCGGCCCTACTGAAGAGTCACCGTTGGTTGAATGGATTTTCCCACCAAATGGAAAATCAGATGGGTAGTTTGTTGGCAGCGCCCTTGATGCAACGAGGGCTATTGCGCGCGGAAACCTTGATCTCGAAAAAGCTCCACGGCCCCGCTCTGCGCTATGCCGCAAATCGGCGTCGAATCAAGCGTTTTTTGGCTCAAGGTGCCAAAACCCTGGTGCATTATGACTGTCATCCCGGCAACATTTTCTGGACCCATTCCGAGCCGGGCTTTCTGGATTGGCAATTGGTGCGGATGGGCGAGGGCATAGGCGACGTGGCTTATTTCCTGGCGACCGCGCTCGATCCGCGGCTCAGGCGAAAGTATGAGTCAAGCCTGTTAAATCAGTATGTCAACCATTTAGCCAGTACGGGCGTCGAAGAGCTGGATGAACAAAAACTATTTCGGCGCTATCGGGCGCATTTGGTCTACCCGTTTGAAGCCATGACGGTTACCTTGGGGATAGGCGGTATGATGCAGCATGACAGTAATCTGGAGTTGATTCGAAGAGCCGCGGCCGCCGTTGATGACCACGATAGTTTTGCCCTGCTCGAAGCCTGA